A genomic window from Excalfactoria chinensis isolate bCotChi1 chromosome 18, bCotChi1.hap2, whole genome shotgun sequence includes:
- the LAMC3 gene encoding laminin subunit gamma-3 isoform X1 — translation MARLRALALLVIALATAGSSPCYDPRGQPRRCMPVFENAAFGRVPLVTNTCGSPPEDYCLQMGARDASQLCQRCDAADPLLHHNASFLTDFHSQEESTWWQSQSMAFGIQHPNSVNITLHLGKSYEITYVRLKFHTSRPESFAIYKRSHADGPWVPFQFYSASCEKTYGKQQRQYLRPGENEHVAFCTDEFSDISPLSGGNVAFSTLEGRPSAYNFDGSPTLQEWVTVTDLLISLNRLNTFGDDIFKDPKVLQSYYYAISDFSVGGRCKCNGHASECAPDEEGRLVCVCQHNTAGTDCQSCQPFYQDRPWARGTAEAANECLPCNCSGRSEECFYDAELFRRTGHGGHCRNCRDNTAGPHCERCRQNHYRWEQQAACQPCHCHPAGSLQLQCDSSGTCTCKANVTGWKCERCKDGYHSLSEGGCRPCACDPAGSVGVCDPNTGHCTCKERVEGHLCNRCQPGWFNLQPYNPTGCTSCFCYGHSAVCVAADGYEVTHIHSDFREGPEGWAAAAGAVAVPLHWADGEIGAEWVEEEPLDLRAPEKFLQNQRLSYGQPLTLLLRAERNGTRAESGVFLHGVQLVLEGEGLEVTMSSSESRAQDGKQAVTFRLHEAEEDTEPLLSAFSFQRLLSNLTALRLRVSHGPWPGRLWLSQVQLTSARHGAGTRAGWVEECTCPLGYIGSFCESCAPGFKRDIPFGGPFVTCVPCTCNQHGDCEPLSGHCHCLHNTEGSSCERCSPGFYGNPFNGHPDDCKPCPCPGHSPCIQLPSSGEVVCTHCPPGQRGKRCELCDDGFFGDPLGQRGPVRPCIPCQCHGNVDLSAVGNCDSVSGRCLRCLHNTTGEQCQQCRPGFYGDALAPSPAGKCAPCNCNPDGSALGLEGCDPGTGQCLCLPHVLGRTCGQCQHGYYGLQPAVGCKSCECHPVGSQDSGCHAVTGQCSCQPGVTGLRCDRCEHGFFGFSARGCRACNCSPLGSTSAQCHENSTCLCHPGFVGYKCDRCQANFFPDPLSSSCRPCPTCYGLVKDEVERLRVKLQEAEHWLQDPGCELRLGQPPAMGDASRGDGLSTQHLLQGAQAMLSAQAGRLSGMLSTAQGHLSNAIGATGCSSHGPSKTCTLLSEIRAVLQSAQGEILRAADTLVATEIPQEIPLLPANWSHRAMEAWELAERHGDTAAQVEAAVRRALGASNASHELLRTLLEGREAQEAERELEAGYEEIQRAWKELSAGIEEVAVEARRALTAIQEANMGMAEKLQQVAAPGQQVLLVQAGALAQEVAALEQTVQAQEPAAWQSISASLSMAAGLHQDLQGTQSFVQLRDRAGSAHDLSTSAVSQGKAVLSSAGSLLGSLEGMRKALGHRKGRAALRRRMAQVRDRTMVEAQKKVKQAEKMLGNSLSVSSAARRKAGEAKHAAEESSKRVQAILQGSKQARKHTRMLTTAVNKTQQELSQQQHMAEELRESLEEAEQVGTEVSEMAKSLREARGSLMADIETLNDLLHSLGGLEPGMQAEVVLGAGQLQLERLRLRLGAPGALDTQLGQLQQEAELQQDRIRAFESDLVEIRADKQNLEDILRSLPEGCSK, via the exons ATGGCCCGGCTCAGGGCGCTGGCCCTGCTGGTTATAGCGCTGGCCACTGCGGGCTCGTCCCCCTGCTACGACCCCCGGGGGCAGCCCCGCCGCTGTATGCCCGTCTTCGAGAACGCCGCTTTCGGCCGCGTCCCGCTGGTTACCAACACGTGCGGCTCACCGCCCGAGGATTACTGCCTGCAGATGGGAGCGCGCGATGCcagccagctgtgccagcgctgCGATGCCGCCGACCCCCTGCTGCACCACAACGCCTCTTTCCTCACCGACTTCCACAGCCAGGAGGAGAGCACCTGGTGGCAGAGCCAGTCCATGGCCTTTGGCATCCAGCATCCCAACTCTGTCAACATCACGCTCCACCTGG GAAAGTCCTACGAGATCACCTATGTGCGCCTGAAGTTCCACACCAGCCGTCCCGAGAGCTTTGCCATTTACAAGCGCAGCCACGCCGACGGCCCCTGGGTGCCCTTCCAGTTCTACAGCGCGTCCTGTGAgaag accTACGGGAAGCAGCAGAGGCAGTACCTGCGGCCGGGTGAGAACGAGCACGTGGCCTTCTGCACCGACGAGTTCAGTGACATCTCCCCACTGAGTGGTGGCAACGTGGCTTTCTCCACCCTTGAGGGCCGTCCCAGTGCCTACAATTTTGATGGGAGCCCCACACTACAG GAGTGGGTGACTGTCACCGACCTGCTCATCTCTCTGAACCGCCTCAATACCTTTGGGGATGACATCTTCAAGGACCCCAAGGTGCTGCAGTCATACTACTATGCCATCTCCGACTTCTCTGTTGGTGGCAG GTGTAAATGCAATGGTCACGCCAGCGAGTGCGCACCGGATGAGGAGGGACggctggtgtgtgtgtgtcagcaCAACACGGCCGGCACCGACTGCCAGAGCTGCCAGCCCTTCTACCAGGACCGGCCCTGGGCTCGCGGCACGGCTGAGGCTGCCAATGAATGCCTCC CTTGCAACTGCAGCGGTCGCTCGGAGGAATGCTTCTACGACGCGGAGCTGTTCCGCCGCACCGGGCACGGGGGGCACTGCCGCAACTGCCGCGACAACACGGCCGGGCCCCACTGCGAGCGGTGCCGGCAGAACCACTACCGCTGGGAGCAGCAGGCCGCCTGCCAGCCCTGCCACTGCCACCCCGCAG GTTCGCTGCAGCTCCAGTGTGACAGCTCAGGGACCTGCACCTGCAAAGCCAATGTAACAGGCTGGAAGTGTGAGCGCTGCAAGGATGGCTACCACAGCCTGAGTGAGGGTGGCTGCAG ACCTTGTGCCTGTGACCCTGCGGGCAGCGTGGGCGTCTGTGACCCCAACACTGGGCACTGCACCTGCAAGGAGAGGGTTGAGGGGCACCTGTGCAACAG ATGCCAGCCCGGATGGTTCAACTTACAGCCCTACAACCCCACTGGCTGCACCAGCTGTTTTTGCTATGGCCACTCCGCCGTCTGTGTGGCAGCAGATGGCTACGAGGTGACCCACATCCACTCTGACTTCAGGGAAG GGCCAgaaggctgggctgcagctgcgGGGGCTGTGGCAGTGCCTCTGCACTGGGCTGATGGGGAGATTGGTGCTGAGTGGGTTGAGGAGGAGCCGCTGGACCTCCGTGCACCAG AGAAGTTCCTGCAGAACCAGCGTCTGAGCTACGGGCAGCCCCTGAccctgctgctgagagcagagaggaatgGAACCAGGGCAGAGAGCGGGGTGTTCTTGCATGGGGtccagctggtgctggagggTGAAGGGCTGGAGGTCACCATGTCCAGCAGTGAAAGCCGGGCACAGGATGGAAAGCAAGCTGTCACCTTCAG GCTGCATGAGGCAGAGGAGGACACAGAGCCTTTGTTGTCAGCCTTCAGCTTCCAGCGCCTGCTCTCCAACCTCACCGCCCTTCGCCTCCGTGTGAGCCATGGCCCCTGGCCAG GAAGGCTGTGGCTGAGCCAGGTGCAGCTCACGTCAGCTCGTCACGGTGCAGGCACACGGGCAGGATGGGTGGAGGAGTGCACGTGTCCCCTCGGCTACATTGGGTCCTTCTGTGAATCCTGTGCACCTGGCTTCAAGCGGGACATCCCCTTTGGTGGCCCCTTTGTCACCTGTGTGCCCTGCACCTGCAACCAGCATGGGGACTGCGAGCCGCTCTCAG GGCACTGCCACTGCTTGCACAACACGGAGGGTTCCTCCTGTGAGCGCTGCAGCCCCGGGTTTTATGGCAACCCCTTCAATGGACACCCCGATGACTGCAAGCCGTGCCCGTGTCCAGGCCACTCACCCTGCATccagctgcccagcagtggggaggTGGTGTGCACCCACTGCCCTCCGGGGCAGAGAG GGAAGCGCTGTGAGCTGTGTGATGATGGATTTTTTGGGGACCCCTTGGGGCAGAGGGGTCCCGTGCGTCCCTGCATCCCCTGCCAGTGTCATGGGAATGTGGACCTCAGTGCCGTGGGGAACTGTGACTCCGTGTCCGGGCGCTGCCTGCGCTGCCTGCACAACACAACAggagagcagtgccagcagtgtcGGCCAGGGTTCTATGGGGATGCATtggcccccagccctgctgggaagTGTGCAC CGTGCAACTGCAACCCTGATGGCTCAGCCCTGGGGCTGGAGGGCTGCGATCCAGGCACGGGGCAGTGCCTCTGCCTCCCACACGTGTTGGGCAGAACCTGTGGGCAGTGCCAGCATGGCTACTATGGGCTGCAGCCTGCCGTGGGCTGCAAGAG CTGTGAGTGCCACCCAGTGGGTTCCCAGGACAGTGGGTGCCATGCAGTGACGGGGCAGTGCTCCTGCCAGCCGGGTGTCACAGGGCTGCGCTGCGACAGATGCGAGCACGGCTTCTTTGGCTTCTCAGCCAGGGGCTGCCGAG CATGCAATTGCTCCCCACTGGGCTCCACCAGTGCGCAGTGCCATGAGAACAGCACCTGCCTCTGCCACCCCGGCTTTGTGGGCTACAAGTGTGACCGCTGCCAGGCCAACTTCTTCCCTGACCCACTGAGCTCCAGCTGTCGGCCGTGTCCAACCTGCTATGGGCTGGTGAAGGATGAG GTGGAGCGGCTCAGGGTGAAGCTGCAGGAGGCGGAGCATTGGCTGCAGGACCCGGGCTGTGAGCTCCGCCTGGGGCAGCCCCCTGCGATGGGAGATGCAAGCCGGGGAGATGGGCTGAGCACACAACACCTCCTGCAAG GTGCCCAAGCCATGCTCTCGGCACAGGCGGGAAGGCTGTCAGGGATGCTGAGCACTGCACAGGGCCATCTCAGCAATGCTATCGGGGCTACTGGCTGCTCCAGCCATGGACCCTCCAAGACCTGCACGCTGCTGTCAGAGATCAGGGCCGTGCTGCAGTCAGCGCAGGGGGAGATCCTGCGCGCTGCCGACACTCTGGTTGCCACG GAGATTCCTCAGGAGATCCCCCTGCTGCCCGCCAACTGGAGTCACCGGGCAATGGAGGCATGGGAGCTGGCAGAGAG GCATGGAGATACTGCAGCACAGGtggaggcagcagtgaggagggCGCTGGGTGCTTCCAATGCCAGCCATGAGCTCCTGAGGACACTGCTGGAGGGGAGAGAGGCACAGGAGGCAGAGCGGGAGCTGGAGGCTGG GTATGAGGAAATCCAGCGGGCATGGAAGGAGCTGAGTGCTGGCATAGAAGAGGTGGCAGTGGAAGCCAGGAGAGCTCTCACAGCCATCCAGGAGGCAAACATGGGTATGGCTGAGAAGCTTCAGCAGGTGGCTGCTCCAGGGCAG caggtgctgctggtgcaAGCTGGGGCCCTAGCACAGGAGGTGGCAGCACTGGAGCAGACAGTACAGGCACAGGAGCCAGCAGCTTGGCAGAGCATCTCAGCATCCCTCAGCATGGCAGCTGGGCTGCACCAGGACCTGCAGGGCACTCAAAGCTTTGTACAG CTCCGGGACCGGGCTGGCTCTGCTCATGATCTGTCCACCTCAGCAGTCTCGCAGGGGAAAGCAGTGCTCTCCAGTGCAGGATCCCTCCTGGGCAGCTTGGAAG GCATGAGGAAGGCTTTGGGTCATCGGAAGGGTCGTGCTGCCCTAAGAAGGAGAATGGCTCAAGTGCGGGACAGAACGATGGTGGAGGCCCAGAAGAAGGTTAAACAGGCAGAGAAAATGCTAGGAAACTCCTTGTCTGTCTCCAGTGCAGccaggaggaaggcaggggaGGCTAAGCATGCTGCTGaggagagcagtaag AGGGTCCAGGCTATACTGCAGGGCAGCAAGCAGGCTCGCAAGCACACCAGGATGCTCACCACGGCTGTCAACAAGACCCAGCAGGAACTGTCCCAACAGCAGCACATGGCTGAGGAGCTCAGGGAGAGcctggaggaggcagagcag GTGGGGACGGAGGTGAGCGAGATGGCAAAAAGCCTGCGGGAAGCCCGGGGCTCACTGATGGCAGACATCGAGACCCTGAATGATCTGCTGCACAGTCTGG GCGGCTTGGAGCCGGGCATGCAGGcggaggtggtgctgggggccgggcagctgcagctggagcgGCTGCGATTGCGGCTCGGTGCTCCAGGAGCCCTGGACACGCAGCTcgggcagctgcagcaggaggcagagctgcagcaggataGGATCCGGGCATTTGAGAGTGACTTGGTGGAGATCCGGGCCGACAAGCAGAACCTGGAGGACATTTTGCGGAGCCTCCCTGAAGGCTGCTCCAAGTGA
- the LAMC3 gene encoding laminin subunit gamma-3 isoform X3, whose amino-acid sequence MARLRALALLVIALATAGSSPCYDPRGQPRRCMPVFENAAFGRVPLVTNTCGSPPEDYCLQMGARDASQLCQRCDAADPLLHHNASFLTDFHSQEESTWWQSQSMAFGIQHPNSVNITLHLGKSYEITYVRLKFHTSRPESFAIYKRSHADGPWVPFQFYSASCEKTYGKQQRQYLRPGENEHVAFCTDEFSDISPLSGGNVAFSTLEGRPSAYNFDGSPTLQEWVTVTDLLISLNRLNTFGDDIFKDPKVLQSYYYAISDFSVGGRCKCNGHASECAPDEEGRLVCVCQHNTAGTDCQSCQPFYQDRPWARGTAEAANECLPCNCSGRSEECFYDAELFRRTGHGGHCRNCRDNTAGPHCERCRQNHYRWEQQAACQPCHCHPAGSLQLQCDSSGTCTCKANVTGWKCERCKDGYHSLSEGGCRPCACDPAGSVGVCDPNTGHCTCKERVEGHLCNRCQPGWFNLQPYNPTGCTSCFCYGHSAVCVAADGYEVTHIHSDFREGPEGWAAAAGAVAVPLHWADGEIGAEWVEEEPLDLRAPEKFLQNQRLSYGQPLTLLLRAERNGTRAESGVFLHGVQLVLEGEGLEVTMSSSESRAQDGKQAVTFRLHEAEEDTEPLLSAFSFQRLLSNLTALRLRVSHGPWPGRLWLSQVQLTSARHGAGTRAGWVEECTCPLGYIGSFCESCAPGFKRDIPFGGPFVTCVPCTCNQHGDCEPLSGHCHCLHNTEGSSCERCSPGFYGNPFNGHPDDCKPCPCPGHSPCIQLPSSGEVVCTHCPPGQRGKRCELCDDGFFGDPLGQRGPVRPCIPCQCHGNVDLSAVGNCDSVSGRCLRCLHNTTGEQCQQCRPGFYGDALAPSPAGKCAPCNCNPDGSALGLEGCDPGTGQCLCLPHVLGRTCGQCQHGYYGLQPAVGCKSCECHPVGSQDSGCHAVTGQCSCQPGVTGLRCDRCEHGFFGFSARGCRACNCSPLGSTSAQCHENSTCLCHPGFVGYKCDRCQANFFPDPLSSSCRPCPTCYGLVKDEVERLRVKLQEAEHWLQDPGCELRLGQPPAMGDASRGDGLSTQHLLQGAQAMLSAQAGRLSGMLSTAQGHLSNAIGATGCSSHGPSKTCTLLSEIRAVLQSAQGEILRAADTLVATIPQEIPLLPANWSHRAMEAWELAERHGDTAAQVEAAVRRALGASNASHELLRTLLEGREAQEAERELEAGYEEIQRAWKELSAGIEEVAVEARRALTAIQEANMGMAEKLQQVAAPGQQVLLVQAGALAQEVAALEQTVQAQEPAAWQSISASLSMAAGLHQDLQGTQSFVQLRDRAGSAHDLSTSAVSQGKAVLSSAGSLLGSLEGMRKALGHRKGRAALRRRMAQVRDRTMVEAQKKVKQAEKMLGNSLSVSSAARRKAGEAKHAAEESSKRVQAILQGSKQARKHTRMLTTAVNKTQQELSQQQHMAEELRESLEEAEQVGTEVSEMAKSLREARGSLMADIETLNDLLHSLGGLEPGMQAEVVLGAGQLQLERLRLRLGAPGALDTQLGQLQQEAELQQDRIRAFESDLVEIRADKQNLEDILRSLPEGCSK is encoded by the exons ATGGCCCGGCTCAGGGCGCTGGCCCTGCTGGTTATAGCGCTGGCCACTGCGGGCTCGTCCCCCTGCTACGACCCCCGGGGGCAGCCCCGCCGCTGTATGCCCGTCTTCGAGAACGCCGCTTTCGGCCGCGTCCCGCTGGTTACCAACACGTGCGGCTCACCGCCCGAGGATTACTGCCTGCAGATGGGAGCGCGCGATGCcagccagctgtgccagcgctgCGATGCCGCCGACCCCCTGCTGCACCACAACGCCTCTTTCCTCACCGACTTCCACAGCCAGGAGGAGAGCACCTGGTGGCAGAGCCAGTCCATGGCCTTTGGCATCCAGCATCCCAACTCTGTCAACATCACGCTCCACCTGG GAAAGTCCTACGAGATCACCTATGTGCGCCTGAAGTTCCACACCAGCCGTCCCGAGAGCTTTGCCATTTACAAGCGCAGCCACGCCGACGGCCCCTGGGTGCCCTTCCAGTTCTACAGCGCGTCCTGTGAgaag accTACGGGAAGCAGCAGAGGCAGTACCTGCGGCCGGGTGAGAACGAGCACGTGGCCTTCTGCACCGACGAGTTCAGTGACATCTCCCCACTGAGTGGTGGCAACGTGGCTTTCTCCACCCTTGAGGGCCGTCCCAGTGCCTACAATTTTGATGGGAGCCCCACACTACAG GAGTGGGTGACTGTCACCGACCTGCTCATCTCTCTGAACCGCCTCAATACCTTTGGGGATGACATCTTCAAGGACCCCAAGGTGCTGCAGTCATACTACTATGCCATCTCCGACTTCTCTGTTGGTGGCAG GTGTAAATGCAATGGTCACGCCAGCGAGTGCGCACCGGATGAGGAGGGACggctggtgtgtgtgtgtcagcaCAACACGGCCGGCACCGACTGCCAGAGCTGCCAGCCCTTCTACCAGGACCGGCCCTGGGCTCGCGGCACGGCTGAGGCTGCCAATGAATGCCTCC CTTGCAACTGCAGCGGTCGCTCGGAGGAATGCTTCTACGACGCGGAGCTGTTCCGCCGCACCGGGCACGGGGGGCACTGCCGCAACTGCCGCGACAACACGGCCGGGCCCCACTGCGAGCGGTGCCGGCAGAACCACTACCGCTGGGAGCAGCAGGCCGCCTGCCAGCCCTGCCACTGCCACCCCGCAG GTTCGCTGCAGCTCCAGTGTGACAGCTCAGGGACCTGCACCTGCAAAGCCAATGTAACAGGCTGGAAGTGTGAGCGCTGCAAGGATGGCTACCACAGCCTGAGTGAGGGTGGCTGCAG ACCTTGTGCCTGTGACCCTGCGGGCAGCGTGGGCGTCTGTGACCCCAACACTGGGCACTGCACCTGCAAGGAGAGGGTTGAGGGGCACCTGTGCAACAG ATGCCAGCCCGGATGGTTCAACTTACAGCCCTACAACCCCACTGGCTGCACCAGCTGTTTTTGCTATGGCCACTCCGCCGTCTGTGTGGCAGCAGATGGCTACGAGGTGACCCACATCCACTCTGACTTCAGGGAAG GGCCAgaaggctgggctgcagctgcgGGGGCTGTGGCAGTGCCTCTGCACTGGGCTGATGGGGAGATTGGTGCTGAGTGGGTTGAGGAGGAGCCGCTGGACCTCCGTGCACCAG AGAAGTTCCTGCAGAACCAGCGTCTGAGCTACGGGCAGCCCCTGAccctgctgctgagagcagagaggaatgGAACCAGGGCAGAGAGCGGGGTGTTCTTGCATGGGGtccagctggtgctggagggTGAAGGGCTGGAGGTCACCATGTCCAGCAGTGAAAGCCGGGCACAGGATGGAAAGCAAGCTGTCACCTTCAG GCTGCATGAGGCAGAGGAGGACACAGAGCCTTTGTTGTCAGCCTTCAGCTTCCAGCGCCTGCTCTCCAACCTCACCGCCCTTCGCCTCCGTGTGAGCCATGGCCCCTGGCCAG GAAGGCTGTGGCTGAGCCAGGTGCAGCTCACGTCAGCTCGTCACGGTGCAGGCACACGGGCAGGATGGGTGGAGGAGTGCACGTGTCCCCTCGGCTACATTGGGTCCTTCTGTGAATCCTGTGCACCTGGCTTCAAGCGGGACATCCCCTTTGGTGGCCCCTTTGTCACCTGTGTGCCCTGCACCTGCAACCAGCATGGGGACTGCGAGCCGCTCTCAG GGCACTGCCACTGCTTGCACAACACGGAGGGTTCCTCCTGTGAGCGCTGCAGCCCCGGGTTTTATGGCAACCCCTTCAATGGACACCCCGATGACTGCAAGCCGTGCCCGTGTCCAGGCCACTCACCCTGCATccagctgcccagcagtggggaggTGGTGTGCACCCACTGCCCTCCGGGGCAGAGAG GGAAGCGCTGTGAGCTGTGTGATGATGGATTTTTTGGGGACCCCTTGGGGCAGAGGGGTCCCGTGCGTCCCTGCATCCCCTGCCAGTGTCATGGGAATGTGGACCTCAGTGCCGTGGGGAACTGTGACTCCGTGTCCGGGCGCTGCCTGCGCTGCCTGCACAACACAACAggagagcagtgccagcagtgtcGGCCAGGGTTCTATGGGGATGCATtggcccccagccctgctgggaagTGTGCAC CGTGCAACTGCAACCCTGATGGCTCAGCCCTGGGGCTGGAGGGCTGCGATCCAGGCACGGGGCAGTGCCTCTGCCTCCCACACGTGTTGGGCAGAACCTGTGGGCAGTGCCAGCATGGCTACTATGGGCTGCAGCCTGCCGTGGGCTGCAAGAG CTGTGAGTGCCACCCAGTGGGTTCCCAGGACAGTGGGTGCCATGCAGTGACGGGGCAGTGCTCCTGCCAGCCGGGTGTCACAGGGCTGCGCTGCGACAGATGCGAGCACGGCTTCTTTGGCTTCTCAGCCAGGGGCTGCCGAG CATGCAATTGCTCCCCACTGGGCTCCACCAGTGCGCAGTGCCATGAGAACAGCACCTGCCTCTGCCACCCCGGCTTTGTGGGCTACAAGTGTGACCGCTGCCAGGCCAACTTCTTCCCTGACCCACTGAGCTCCAGCTGTCGGCCGTGTCCAACCTGCTATGGGCTGGTGAAGGATGAG GTGGAGCGGCTCAGGGTGAAGCTGCAGGAGGCGGAGCATTGGCTGCAGGACCCGGGCTGTGAGCTCCGCCTGGGGCAGCCCCCTGCGATGGGAGATGCAAGCCGGGGAGATGGGCTGAGCACACAACACCTCCTGCAAG GTGCCCAAGCCATGCTCTCGGCACAGGCGGGAAGGCTGTCAGGGATGCTGAGCACTGCACAGGGCCATCTCAGCAATGCTATCGGGGCTACTGGCTGCTCCAGCCATGGACCCTCCAAGACCTGCACGCTGCTGTCAGAGATCAGGGCCGTGCTGCAGTCAGCGCAGGGGGAGATCCTGCGCGCTGCCGACACTCTGGTTGCCACG ATTCCTCAGGAGATCCCCCTGCTGCCCGCCAACTGGAGTCACCGGGCAATGGAGGCATGGGAGCTGGCAGAGAG GCATGGAGATACTGCAGCACAGGtggaggcagcagtgaggagggCGCTGGGTGCTTCCAATGCCAGCCATGAGCTCCTGAGGACACTGCTGGAGGGGAGAGAGGCACAGGAGGCAGAGCGGGAGCTGGAGGCTGG GTATGAGGAAATCCAGCGGGCATGGAAGGAGCTGAGTGCTGGCATAGAAGAGGTGGCAGTGGAAGCCAGGAGAGCTCTCACAGCCATCCAGGAGGCAAACATGGGTATGGCTGAGAAGCTTCAGCAGGTGGCTGCTCCAGGGCAG caggtgctgctggtgcaAGCTGGGGCCCTAGCACAGGAGGTGGCAGCACTGGAGCAGACAGTACAGGCACAGGAGCCAGCAGCTTGGCAGAGCATCTCAGCATCCCTCAGCATGGCAGCTGGGCTGCACCAGGACCTGCAGGGCACTCAAAGCTTTGTACAG CTCCGGGACCGGGCTGGCTCTGCTCATGATCTGTCCACCTCAGCAGTCTCGCAGGGGAAAGCAGTGCTCTCCAGTGCAGGATCCCTCCTGGGCAGCTTGGAAG GCATGAGGAAGGCTTTGGGTCATCGGAAGGGTCGTGCTGCCCTAAGAAGGAGAATGGCTCAAGTGCGGGACAGAACGATGGTGGAGGCCCAGAAGAAGGTTAAACAGGCAGAGAAAATGCTAGGAAACTCCTTGTCTGTCTCCAGTGCAGccaggaggaaggcaggggaGGCTAAGCATGCTGCTGaggagagcagtaag AGGGTCCAGGCTATACTGCAGGGCAGCAAGCAGGCTCGCAAGCACACCAGGATGCTCACCACGGCTGTCAACAAGACCCAGCAGGAACTGTCCCAACAGCAGCACATGGCTGAGGAGCTCAGGGAGAGcctggaggaggcagagcag GTGGGGACGGAGGTGAGCGAGATGGCAAAAAGCCTGCGGGAAGCCCGGGGCTCACTGATGGCAGACATCGAGACCCTGAATGATCTGCTGCACAGTCTGG GCGGCTTGGAGCCGGGCATGCAGGcggaggtggtgctgggggccgggcagctgcagctggagcgGCTGCGATTGCGGCTCGGTGCTCCAGGAGCCCTGGACACGCAGCTcgggcagctgcagcaggaggcagagctgcagcaggataGGATCCGGGCATTTGAGAGTGACTTGGTGGAGATCCGGGCCGACAAGCAGAACCTGGAGGACATTTTGCGGAGCCTCCCTGAAGGCTGCTCCAAGTGA